One genomic segment of Chloroflexota bacterium includes these proteins:
- a CDS encoding 2-oxoacid:ferredoxin oxidoreductase subunit beta, producing MREPTHLVHKYLRSSKRFPHIWCSGCGIGIFMQALIRVIDREGYGKDDIVLISGIGCSGRLPVYVDFNTLHTTHGRALTFATGIKLANPRLKVITVMGDGDAVAIGGNHFIHAARRNVEITSFILNNNVYGMTGGQTSPTTPYGAITTSSPYGNLEPDFDICRLAEAAGAVFVARSTVYHTRLLERLIGQALQKKGFAMVEVVSHCVIHAGHFLKLKSPVEMMKWQKDNSVTVEKAKQLSDAELEGKLVIGVLADRERPNYHEQYHRLHGEKSKA from the coding sequence ATGAGGGAACCGACACACCTCGTCCATAAATATCTCCGCTCCAGCAAGCGGTTCCCGCACATCTGGTGTTCCGGCTGCGGCATTGGCATTTTCATGCAGGCCCTGATCCGGGTTATCGACCGGGAGGGGTACGGCAAAGACGACATCGTCCTCATATCCGGTATCGGCTGCTCCGGTCGCCTCCCCGTATATGTTGACTTCAACACGTTGCACACCACACATGGGAGGGCGCTCACCTTCGCCACCGGAATAAAGCTGGCCAATCCCCGACTCAAGGTGATAACGGTAATGGGTGACGGCGATGCCGTTGCCATCGGGGGGAACCACTTCATTCATGCTGCCCGGCGCAACGTTGAGATAACCAGCTTTATCCTCAACAACAACGTCTACGGTATGACGGGGGGCCAGACTTCCCCGACTACGCCCTACGGAGCTATAACCACGTCATCGCCATACGGTAACCTCGAGCCTGATTTTGATATCTGCCGGCTGGCCGAGGCCGCCGGGGCGGTATTCGTGGCCCGTTCCACTGTTTACCACACGCGCCTCCTAGAGCGACTCATTGGCCAGGCGTTGCAAAAGAAGGGGTTCGCCATGGTGGAAGTGGTATCGCACTGTGTTATACATGCCGGCCATTTCCTGAAGCTCAAATCGCCGGTGGAAATGATGAAATGGCAGAAGGACAATTCCGTTACGGTTGAAAAAGCGAAACAGTTGAGCGACGCTGAACTGGAAGGCAAGCTGGTCATCGGCGTCCTGGCAGATAGAGAAAGGCCAAACTACCATGAGCAATACCACCGTCTCCACGGCGAAAAATCCAAGGCTTGA
- a CDS encoding 2-oxoacid:acceptor oxidoreductase family protein, which produces MSNTTVSTAKNPRLEIRIAGAGGQGIILAGIMLAEAGIIQDLYVAQSQSYGPETRGGNSISEVILSNTVIDFPQSTELDVLIALTQVACDKNLPDMKDAGLVIVDSDAVRRVLWEKIISIPFGEIARKVGEERAINVAALGSLVPFCPLINRRVLTRAIASRLPSAKLEANLQAFDKALQFASRLKDRLKYAGATEEFEI; this is translated from the coding sequence ATGAGCAATACCACCGTCTCCACGGCGAAAAATCCAAGGCTTGAAATCCGGATAGCCGGCGCTGGAGGTCAGGGTATCATTCTGGCCGGTATAATGCTGGCCGAGGCGGGGATTATCCAGGACCTTTACGTGGCGCAGAGCCAGAGCTACGGCCCGGAAACAAGGGGCGGTAACTCCATCTCCGAGGTCATTCTGAGCAATACGGTGATTGATTTTCCCCAGTCTACGGAGCTGGACGTGCTCATCGCCCTCACTCAGGTAGCCTGTGACAAGAACCTGCCGGATATGAAAGATGCTGGGCTGGTCATCGTTGATTCCGACGCAGTGCGGCGAGTTCTCTGGGAGAAAATCATCTCAATTCCTTTCGGGGAAATAGCCCGCAAGGTCGGTGAGGAACGCGCTATCAATGTGGCCGCTCTCGGCTCGCTGGTACCTTTCTGTCCGCTCATCAACCGCCGTGTTTTGACCAGGGCTATCGCCAGTCGACTGCCATCGGCAAAACTGGAGGCGAACCTGCAGGCGTTCGACAAAGCGCTGCAATTTGCCAGCAGACTGAAAGACCGTCTGAAGTATGCCGGGGCAACGGAAGAATTCGAAATTTAG